A portion of the Lolium rigidum isolate FL_2022 chromosome 1, APGP_CSIRO_Lrig_0.1, whole genome shotgun sequence genome contains these proteins:
- the LOC124682711 gene encoding putative pentatricopeptide repeat-containing protein At3g25970, which produces MRHRRHHLTIAAAKSHATLLKSRVISPTPWNQLLTAYSHSHLGLAAARSVFDEIPRPDAVSWNSFLTAHVSAGAHHAAWRLLRAMHALGLASNTFALGSALRSAAASRCPALGTQLHSLALKCSLADNVFSASAMLDMYAKCGRITDARRVFDGMPERNTVSWNALVAGYVESGKVEQALELFLHMEREGFVPDEATFAALLPAVDGSNHLLMRQLHGKIMKFGSTLGLTVLNAAITAYSQCGALAECRRIFDGIGDSRDLISWNAMLGAYTYHGLDYEAMRFFVRMMQESGVQLDMYSFTSIISVCPEHDDQRGIVIHGMVIKNGLEGVTPVCNALISMYTRFSDKCMMEDAHRCFDSLLLKDTVSWNSMLTGYSQHGMSADALRFFTCMHSENIRTDEYAFSAALRSCADLAVLLLGRQIHGSIIRSGFASNSFVSSSLIFMYSKTGILDDAKMSFEEADKSSSVPWNSMMFGYAQHGHAQTVYNLFNEMVELKVPLDHVTFVGLITACSHAGLVDEGSEILNTMEARYGIPLRMEHYACGIDMYGRAGQLDRAKELIDSMPFEPDAMVWMTLLGACRIHGNMELASEVASHLLVAEPRQHSTYVLLSSMYSGLEMWSDRAIVQRAMKNRGLTKVPGWSWIEVKNKVHSFNAEDRSHPRMYEIYEVLSLLFQVATMFSSSEDDEAITAISSDV; this is translated from the coding sequence ATGcgacaccgccgccaccacctcaccatcgccgccgccaaatccCACGCCACCCTACTCAAGTCCCGTGTCATCTCCCCCACGCCATGGAACCAGCTCCTCACCGCCTACTCTCACTCCCATCTCGGCCTCGCCGCCGCGCGCAGCGTGTTCGACGAAATCCCCCGCCCGGACGCGGTCTCCTGGAACTCCTTTCTCACCGCGCACGTCTCTGCGGGCGCGCATCACGCCGCATGGCGCCTCCTGCGAGCCATGCATGCGCTGGGTCTCGCTTCCAACACCTTCGCCCTCGGCTCAGCACTCCGCTCTGCTGCTGCCTCGCGCTGCCCCGCCCTCGGCACGCAGCTGCACTCGCTCGCTTTAAAATGCAGCCTTGCAGATAACGTCTTCTCAGCAAGTGCAATGCTCGATATGTATGCTAAGTGTGGCCGCATTACGGATGCTCGCcgcgtgtttgatggaatgccggAACGAAACACCGTCTCTTGGAATGCTCTCGTTGCCGGCTATGTGGAATCCGGGAAGGTGGAGCAAGCACTAGAGTTATTTCTTCACATGGAGAGAGAGGGTTTTGTTCCAGATGAGGCTACATTCGCGGCATTACTCCCAGCAGTAGATGGCTCGAATCATTTGTTGATGCGTCAATTGCATGGGAAGATTATGAAATTCGGGTCCACGTTGGGCTTGACAGTGTTGAATGCAGCAATCACTGCGTACTCGCAGTGTGGGGCCCTTGCAGAATGTAGAAGGATCTTTGATGGAATCGGGGATAGCAGGGATTTGATCTCATGGAATGCGATGCTTGGAGCTTACACTTACCATGGGTTGGATTATGAAGCGATGAGATTCTTTGTTCGTATGATGCAAGAGAGCGGAGTTCAGCTTGACATGTATAGTTTCACGAGTATCATAAGTGTCTGTCCAGAGCATGATGACCAGCGAGGGATAGTAATTCATGGCATGGTGATCAAGAATGGTTTGGAAGGAGTCACACCTGTTTGCAATGCTCTGATTTCTATGTACACTAGGTTCAGCGATAAGTGCATGATGGAAGATGCGCACAGATGCTTTGATTCTTTGCTGCTCAAGGATACAGTCTCCTGGAATTCTATGTTAACTGGGTACTCACAGCACGGCATGAGTGCTGATGCCCTGAGATTCTTCACTTGTATGCATTCAGAAAATATTAGAACTGACGAGTATGCATTCTCTGCTGCTCTGCGTTCCTGCGCAGACCTTGCGGTCCTTCTACTAGGTAGACAGATACATGGTTCAATCATCCGTTCTGGTTTTGCTTCCAATAGCTTTGTTTCCAGCTCGCTGATCTTCATGTACTCTAAGACTGGTATTCTTGATGATGCGAAGATGTCTTTTGAGGAGGCAGACAAGAGTAGCTCTGTGCCCTGGAACTCTATGATGTTTGGTTATGCGCAACATGGACATGCACAGACCGTGTACAACCTCTTCAATGAGATGGTGGAACTTAAGGTTCCTTTGGATCATGTTACCTTTGTTGGCCTTATTACTGCGTGCAGTCACGCTGGTCTGGTAGATGAAGGTTCAGAAATTCTCAATACCATGGAAGCTAGGTACGGAATTCCTCTTCGGATGGAGCATTATGCATGTGGTATTGATATGTACGGGAGGGCTGGGCAGCTTGACAGAGCAAAAGAGCTCATTGACTCTATGCCATTCGAACCAGATGCCATGGTGTGGATGACCCTGTTGGGTGCTTGCAGAATCCATGGGAATATGGAACTAGCAAGTGAAGTGGCCAGCCATCTTCTAGTGGCAGAACCTAGACAGCACTCCACCTACGTTCTCCTCTCCAGCATGTACTCTGGTCTTGAGATGTGGAGCGACAGAGCAATAGTGCAGAGGGCAATGAAGAATAGAGGGTTAACCAAagtccctggttggagctggatcGAGGTGAAGAATAAGGTGCACTCTTTCAATGCGGAGGATAGGTCGCACCCGAGGATGTATGAGATATATGAAGTGTTGAGTTTGCTGTTTCAAGTGGCAACGATGTTCTCTTCTTCTGAAGATGATGAGGCTATAACGGCAATTTCAAGTGATGTGTGA